One Microplitis mediator isolate UGA2020A chromosome 3, iyMicMedi2.1, whole genome shotgun sequence DNA segment encodes these proteins:
- the LOC130664629 gene encoding uncharacterized protein LOC130664629 codes for MADERGSSLSITSRWKGYLNETPFFCKIIELLFCVIAIGLIIDPFNDRMQANLNHAGVIYVAICGYIMINAILIFCYLLGEKLSKKTALFFSRIGAIMTFAAGVILIYDQQNFQNNYISKYHEQYLKQMLASGIFAILASIVFVIENYFIYNYE; via the exons ATGGCTGATGAAAGAGGAAGTAGTCTAAGTATCACCTCAAGGTGGAAAGGATATTTAAATGAGACTCCTTTCTTTTGCAAAATTATTGAACTA cttttttgCGTGATTGCTATAGGATTAATCATTGATCCGTTCAACGATCGAATGCAGGCAAATTTAAATCACGCTGGAGTCATTTATGTGGCAATTTGTGGCTATATCATGATTAATGCGATTCTTATATTCTGCTATTTGTTAGGAGAAAAACTTAGCAAAAAAACT gcGCTTTTTTTCTCTCGAATCGGGGCGATAATGACTTTTGCGGCTGGAGTTATTCTTATTTAtgatcaacaaaattttcagaataattatatttcaaaatatcatgaacagtatttaaaacaaatgcTTGCAAGTGGAATTTTTGCAATCTTGGCTTCGAttgtttttgttattgaaaattattttatttataactacgAGTAA